Within Candidatus Methanomethylicota archaeon, the genomic segment GAAGCTTAACACTGCAAATACCACAAAATATATGCTTCTTACCACAAACATAGAAATCATCTGACACGAAAACCTTTTTACCACACCTAATACATCGCCCCACAAGGATTGTCATGAAAACACCCCATAAAAATTGAAAAACTTAAATATAAGCATAATCATAGGAGCGGAAATAGCAATAATAAAGGAAATATAATGAAAACTAAATAACTATAAGTGTGAAGAAGATTGATTTTTGGAAGATAAAAAGCTACTCAGGAGTAAGGGGGATATATGGATTAGAATTAACCCCTGAAACCACATACTACCTAGCCAATGCATATGCCTCCATAATGAAAACCCATAAAGTCATTGTTGGTAGAGATACAAGACCATCGGGAATCCCACTAAAACATTCAACAATATCAGGATTAACATTAGCTGGATGCAAAGTAATTGACGTGGACATTGCACCAACACCAGCAATACTATACTTCACGGAGAAATTGAAAATGGATGGTGGGATAATAATTTCAGCTTCACACAACCCCCCAGAATATAATGCAATGAAAATGTCCGATGAAAATGGGATACTAATATGGGATGACAAACTAGATGAAATAATAAGGAGAGCTGAGGAGGGAGAACTGGAAATATCAAAGAACCCTGGAACAGTAGAATGCAAAGACATAAATGATGGATACATAGAAGCAGTTATAAAATTCATGGGCATGGAGAATATTGGAAACAGCAAATTAAAGATTGTTGTAGATCCAGGTGGAGGGGCAGGCTCCCTAACAACACCAAAAATGCTATCAAAACTGGGTTGCAAAGTAATCTCAATAAACGCCATACCAGGAAAATTCAATAGACCAATAGAACCAACAGAAGAAGCTCTCAAAGAAACTTCAAAGATAGTGAAATCCATAAGTGCAGACTTGGGATTAGCACACGATTGCGATGCAGATAGACTCGTATGCATAGACGATACTGGCAGAGTAATAGGGGAAGACTATAGCATGGCAATAGCATTAAAACACATACTCAAAAGGAGGAGGGTAAGTGGAATAGTGATAAATGTAGCTTCATCAAAAGTTCTACAAGATATAGCAGAAGAATATGGAGTGAAAGTATACTGGTCAAAAGTTGGAGAAGCAAACATGATAAAAACAATGATGGAAACCAATAGTGAAATAGGAGTTGAAGGAAGTAGTGGAGGACTAATAATGAAAGAATTCCACATGGCAAGAGATGGAGCAATAGCGGCACTGGCAATAATAGGGGAAATAATGGAAAGTGGGAGGAAATTGTCGGAAATAGTATCTGAAATGCCAAAATACCACATGATAAAAACAAGCATACAAAAAGGTAATGTGAACTTAGAAGATAAAATTGATAAACTGAAAATTCTGGGAGAAATAAGCTTAATGGATGGAGTGAAAATATCATCAGAAGATTGGTGGGCACTAATAAGACCATCAAGAACGGAACCAAAAATAAGAATAATTGTAGAAGCAAAGGATAGGGAGAAAGCCTTAGAAACTGTTAAAAAAGTGGTTGATATAATATCAAATTGAATAGATGATCATGATGAACGAAATAAAAATACTTGAAATAAGGAGAGACGACAAAATAATAGAATTAACAAACGAACACCTTAGAGTTAGAGAAGGACCCTTCATAGATAGAACTAGAAGAATAGGCATACCGAGGGAAAGATGGTTTGCAATGGAGGAATATCAGCTAACCTTGGAAAATGAAATACCAATAAACAAAATAGTCACAGTAAACTATGAACGTGGAAAATTGAGAATACTATGGATGAAGAGGGAAGGGGAAAGATTCGAGAAACCGGAAGAATATGAAATTAAGTTAATGGCATATGAAGCTGAATTAATAATGGAAGTTTTAAATAGGTTGAAGAAGGGGGAAGACCCAATAATACTAGCAAAGGAATATTCACAAACATTCATTGGATATAGGGAAGAAATACCTGAAGCAGACATTATAGTCAGCATAGAAGGAGACTACGTGAAAATAGAGAGTGGGGAGATGAATAGAATAATTAGCTATAGGTACATAGTACCATATGTAGCATTACTATTTGGAAGGTTATCAGAAATATATGCTGAAAGGATACCAATAAATGAGATATCAAACGTTGAAATGGAAGTGTACGTTAAGAGTTCCGGGGAAAACGAATATCATGTAAAAATAGCATTGAAGAACGGTAAAATCAAAGATATAAACTTCCATAAGTGGAAGGATAAAGCTGAGACATTTACAAACACCTTAAATAAAATATTAACATCATTGAAGAAGTATAGGGATAAAGAGGAGAGGATAAGATACGAAATACAATACAAACCACTATATGAAGAAGAGGGGGTTAAACGTATAACCAGTAATCTAAAATCCATAGCAGCACCAACACTAATGATATTCCTAATACTAGCAACACTAGCCAGCCAATATATAGATAGAGATTTAGCAACAATGATACTAGTATTAATACTATCAATTGTGCTTGGAGCTATATGGAAGAAGATTAGGGGATGAGGAAACCCATTTATACAGAAAAGAAACAGACAATATTAACAGTGATTTAAATGGGGTATGGAGCGCAAAGCGAATATGGAAAATTGAAAAGTGTGTTAATGCACATTCCAGGAGAAGAGGTAAACATAGTTAATGGAAGTAATAGGGAAGATTACCTTTTCAGGGAAGTGCCAGACCTAGATAAATTTAGGGAGGAGCACGAGAAATTCGTTAAAATACTCAAAGAGGAAGGGGTTAAAGTGTATCTGGTGGAAGAGGAAGTTGATGGAGAATTACTTGAAGCTATAAAATTATGTCCAAACATGGTATTCACAAGAGACACAGGAACAGTAACAAAGAATGGAGCTATAATAGGGAGAATGAAACATCATGCGAGGAGCGTTGAACCAATAATAGTTATAGAAGCATTGAAGAATATAGGCGTTCCAATACAAATGGTTATGGATGC encodes:
- the glmM gene encoding phosphoglucosamine mutase encodes the protein MKKIDFWKIKSYSGVRGIYGLELTPETTYYLANAYASIMKTHKVIVGRDTRPSGIPLKHSTISGLTLAGCKVIDVDIAPTPAILYFTEKLKMDGGIIISASHNPPEYNAMKMSDENGILIWDDKLDEIIRRAEEGELEISKNPGTVECKDINDGYIEAVIKFMGMENIGNSKLKIVVDPGGGAGSLTTPKMLSKLGCKVISINAIPGKFNRPIEPTEEALKETSKIVKSISADLGLAHDCDADRLVCIDDTGRVIGEDYSMAIALKHILKRRRVSGIVINVASSKVLQDIAEEYGVKVYWSKVGEANMIKTMMETNSEIGVEGSSGGLIMKEFHMARDGAIAALAIIGEIMESGRKLSEIVSEMPKYHMIKTSIQKGNVNLEDKIDKLKILGEISLMDGVKISSEDWWALIRPSRTEPKIRIIVEAKDREKALETVKKVVDIISN